From Camelina sativa cultivar DH55 chromosome 7, Cs, whole genome shotgun sequence, one genomic window encodes:
- the LOC104702776 gene encoding tRNA (cytosine(34)-C(5))-methyltransferase, which yields MGRGGRHRGRSQRKDFKENRENVWKRSKSDTTVDGSDNAAAPEQKPTWEPIITVNPNFEEYYKEQGVVKAEEWNLFMEILRKPLPAAFRVNSNGQFCDEIISILENDFMKSLQAEAIEGGELEAIKPLPWYPKNLAWHSNFSRKEIRKNQTLEKFHEFLKLENEVGNITRQEAVSMVPPLFLDVHPDHFVLDMCAAPGSKTFQLLEIIHEASEPGSLPKGLVVANDVDFKRSNLLIHQTKRMCTSNLIVTNHEGQQFPGCRLNKSRASEKGISESMPINQLAFDRVLCDVPCSGDGTLRKAPDIWRKWNSGMGNGLHSLQIILAMRGLSLLKVGGKMIYSTCSMNPVEDEAVVAEILRRCGDSVELVDVSDKLPELIRRPGLKKWKVRDKGGWFTSYKDVPQNRRGGVLVSMFPCGKNIKDLTNGSEETDNPVVDATPGEAAEEVSDLPLERCMRIMPHDQNTGAFFIAVLHKVSPLPEFQEKPNPKRNSSAKPADSTEKSLSTEAVVTVDAVPDESAAEKVIEAYSNNEKDDSLEPEKKITEGESITEDKEANSSNVGDKRKVPMQGKWKGFDPVVFVKDETVINGIKEFYGIKDESFPLHGHLVARNNDTSSVKRIYYVSKSVKEVLQLNFAVGQQLKIASVGLKMFERQSAKEGSSTLCPFRISSEGLPVILPYITKQVLYTPMADFKLLLQDKSIKFMDFVNPQLAQKASDLVMGSCVVILSDGEEPVKVDASTIAISCWRGKASLAVMATAADCQELLERFAEKTPKTEGGSVNGSNGDSGGPQAMETA from the exons AtgggaagaggaggaagacaCAGAGGTCGTTCTCAGAGAAAAGAtttcaaagaaaacagagagaatgtTTGGAAACGTTCTAAATCCGATACTACCGTTGATGGTTCCGATAACGCCGCCGCACCGGAGCAAAAACCTACTTGGGAACCTATTATCACTGTTAACCCTAATTTCGAAGAGTATTACAAG GAACAAGGGGTAGTGAAAGCTGAAGAGTGGAATTTGTTCATGGAGATTCTTCGTAAGCCTTTACCTGCTGCGTTTAGGGTTAACTCCAA TGGCCAGTTTTGCGATGAAATTATATCAATCTTGGAGAATGATTTTATGAAATCACTTCAGGCAGAG GCCATAGAAGGTGGTGAATTGGAGGCTATTAAGCCCTTGCCTTGGTATCCGAAGAATCTTGCTTGGCATTCTAATTTTTCTCGAAAGGAGATTAGAAAAAATCAGACACTTGAGAA GTTTCATGAATTTCTGAAGTTAGAAAATGAAGTTGGTAACATCACTAGGCAGGAAGCTGTTAGCATG GTACCTCCCCTCTTCCTAGATGTACATCCAGATCATTTTGTACTTGACA TGTGTGCTGCACCGGGTTCCAAAACTTTCCAGCTGCTTGAGATTATACATGAAGCATCAGAACCAGGATCTCTACCTAAGGGACTG GTGGTGGCTAATGATGTTGATTTTAAAAGATCTAACCTTCTCATTCACCAAACAAAGAGAATGTGCACATCCAACTTGATAGTGACGAATCATGAAGGGCAACAGTTTCCTGGTTGTCGTTTGAACAAATCCCGAGCTTCCGAGAAAGGAATAAGTGAAAGTATGCCCATTAATCAACTTGCCTTTGACCGTGTTCTGTGTGATGTTCCATGCAGTGGTGATGGTACACTGCGCAAGGCTCCAGATATCTGGCGGAAATG GAACTCTGGAATGGGCAATGGACTTCATAGCCTTCAGATTATTCTTGCTATGAgag GTTTATCTCTGTTGAAAGTTGGTGGAAAGATGATTTACTCAACTTGCTCAATGAACCCAGTGGAGGACGAAGCTGTTGTTGCTGAG ATTCTAAGGAGGTGTGGAGACTCTGTTGAACTTGTAGATGTTTCCGATAAGCTTCCTGAACTTATACGAAGACCAGGTCTAAAGAAATGGAAG GTGCGTGATAAGGGTGGGTGGTTTACTTCTTACAAAGACGTTCCACAAAACCGTAGAGGCGGAGTTCTTGTGAGTATGTTTCCTTGTGGGAAAAACATCAAGGACTTGACTAATGGATCCGAAGAAACAGATAATCCTGTGGTGGATGCTACTCCTGGTGAAGCAGCCGAGGAAGTCTCTGATCTTCCACTTGAACGTTGCATGAGGATAATGCCTCATGACCAGAACACCGGAGCATTCTTTATCGCGGTCCTTCACAAAGTTTCTCCCTTACCAG AATTTCAGgagaaaccaaatccaaaaaggAACTCTTCTGCTAAGCCTGCTGACTCGACAGAAAAGTCTCTGAGTACAGAAGCTGTTGTTACAGTGGATGCTGTACCAGATGAGAGTGCAGCGGAAAAAGTTATTGAAGCATATTCAAACAATGAGAAAGATGATAGTTTGGAGCCTGAGAAGAAAATAACAGAAGGAGAAAGCATCACAGAAGATAAAGAAGCCAATTCGAGTAATGTGGGAGACAAGAGAAAAGTACCGATGCAAGGGAAGTGGAAAGGCTTTGACCCTGTTGTTTTCGTGAAAGATGAAACAGTAATCAATGGCATCAAGGAATTCTACGGTATCAAAGATGAATCATTTCCATTGCATGGTCATCTCGTGGCAAGAAACAACGACACAAGCAGCGTTAAGAGGATTTACTATGTTTCAAAATCGGTTAAGGAAGTTCTTCAGTTGAATTTTGCAGTCGGGCAGCAGCTTAAGATCGCTTCTGTTGGCCTCAAGATGTTT GAGAGACAATCGGCAAAAGAAGGTTCAAGCACGCTGTGCCCATTCCGCATATCATCCGAGGGACTACCTGTGATCCTTCCATACATCACTAAGCAAGTACTTTACACCCCAATGGCAGACTTCAAACTTCTATTGCAAGACAAATCGATCAAGTTTATGGATTTTGTCAACCCACAGTTGGCCCAGAAAGCATCTGACCTTGTCATGGGAAGCTGCGTGGTGATTCTCAGTGATG GTGAAGAACCAGTAAAAGTGGATGCGTCAACAATAGCCATCAGTTGCTGGAGAGGGAAGGCTAGTTTGGCTGTAATGGCCACTGCTGCAGATTGCCAGGAGCTGCTAGAGAGATTTGCcgagaaaacaccaaaaactgaAGGTGGTTCGGTAAATGGAAGCAATGGCGATTCAGGCGGTCCTCAAGCTATGGAAACAGCTTAA
- the LOC104702782 gene encoding protein MIZU-KUSSEI 1-like has translation MSTAKVTAPMEFQSTVVTTVDCQKQVRSWRLLRSFIQLLIPTCNCTLVQELEQENPSLRGKKLYNDIKSRTSSFRSSSSLSPSTVTGTIFGYRKGKINFCIQSPRKSTNNDLLLELAVPTTVLAREMRGGALRIVLERNNEEDSPFWNMYCNGKKVGYARKRCPSKDDLAALDALSKVVVGAGVVTGKELGRFDDELMYLRASFRRVSGSKESEAFHLIDPAGNIGQELSIFFVPSSV, from the coding sequence ATGTCAACGGCCAAAGTCACAGCTCCAATGGAGTTTCAATCAACGGTGGTTACCACCGTAGACTGCCAGAAACAAGTTCGGTCGTGGCGTCTCCTCCGATCATTCATTCAGCTTCTCATCCCAACTTGCAACTGCACATTAGTCCAAGAACTCGAACAAGAAAACCCTAGCTTGAGAGGCAAGAAACTCTACAACGACATCAAATCACGCACGTCCTCGTTTCGTTCCTCCTCTTCCCTGTCTCCTTCCACAGTCACAGGAACAATCTTCGGATACCGTAAAGGAAAAATCAACTTCTGTATCCAATCACCAAGAAAGTCGACTAACAACGATCTTCTTCTCGAGCTAGCCGTTCCAACCACGGTTTTAGCTCGGGAGATGAGAGGAGGAGCGTTGCGTATAGTGTTAGAACGCAACAACGAAGAAGACTCGCCATTTTGGAATATGTATTGTAACGGGAAAAAAGTAGGGTATGCAAGAAAACGCTGTCCGTCGAAGGATGACTTGGCGGCGTTAGATGCTCTGAGTAAGGTGGTGGTTGGAGCCGGAGTTGTGACTGGGAAAGAACTTGGTCGgtttgatgatgaattgatgtaTTTGAGAGCTAGCTTTAGACGAGTTAGTGGTTCGAAAGAATCTGAAGCTTTCCATTTGATTGATCCAGCTGGGAACATCGGACAAGAACTCAGTATCTTTTTCGTCCCATCATCGGTTTGA
- the LOC104702779 gene encoding probable signal peptidase complex subunit 1 produces the protein MDWQGQKLVEQLMQILLVISGVVALVVGYTTESFRTMMLIYAGGVVLTTLVTVPNWPFYNLHPLKWLDPSEAEKHPKPQVVPAASKKKVSKK, from the coding sequence ATGGATTGGCAAGGGCAGAAACTGGTGGAGCAGCTGATGCAGATCTTACTAGTGATCTCCGGCGTAGTCGCGTTGGTTGTTGGATACACAACGGAATCGTTCAGGACGATGATGCTGATCTACGCAGGTGGTGTTGTTCTCACGACTCTGGTCACTGTTCCTAATTGGCCTTTCTACAATCTTCATCCTCTCAAGTGGTTAGATCCGAGCGAGGCCGAGAAGCATCCCAAACCACAAGTTGTTCCCGCTGCTTCTAAGAAGAAGGTTTCTAAGAAATAG
- the LOC104702778 gene encoding peroxidase 17 gives MSLLHHLILYLTLLTVVRGDILRPRFYSKTCPEAESIVRSEMKKAMMREARSVASVMRLQFHDCFVNGCDASVLLDDTPNMLGEKLALSNINSLRSFEVVDDIKEALEKACPGTVSCADIVIMASRDAVALTGGPDWEVKLGRKDSLTASQKDSDDIMPSPRANATYLIDLFQRFNLSVKDMVALSGSHSIGQARCFSIMFRLYNQSGSGKPDPALEPGYRTKLDKLCPLSVDQNVTGDLDATPHVFDNMYFKDLVSGRGFLNSDQTLYTTPETREYVKMFSEDQGEFFKAFQEGMVKMGDLQSGKPGEIRSNCRVANRRPVDALLES, from the exons atgtctcttcttcaccatctcatCCTTTACCTAACACTCTTGACGGTGGTCAGAGGAGACATTCTCCGGCCAAGATTCTACAGCAAGACATGCCCTGAAGCTGAATCCATAGTAAGAAGCGAAATGAAGAAAGCTATGATGAGAGAAGCAAGAAGCGTTGCTTCAGTCATGCGTCTCCAATTTCACGACTGTTTCGTCAat GGATGTGACGCATCTGTGTTGCTTGACGACACACCAAACATGCTTGGTGAGAAACTCGCACTTTCCAACATCAATTCTCTTAGATCTTTCGAAGTCGTTGACGACATTAAAGAAGCTTTGGAGAAAGCTTGTCCTGGTACTGTCTCTTGTGCCGACATCGTTATCATGGCCTCTCGTGACGCCGTTGCTCTT ACAGGAGGACCAGATTGGGAGGTGAAGCTAGGGAGAAAAGACAGTTTAACAGCGAGTCAGAAAGATTCAGACGATATAATGCCGAGTCCAAGAGCCAACGCTACATACTTGATCGATCTCTTCCAAAGATTCAATCTTTCTGTTAAAGACATGGTGGCTTTATCCGGGTCACACTCGATTGGTCAAGCTCGGTGTTTTTCTATCATGTTCAGACTTTATAACCAATCCGGGTCTGGTAAACCGGATCCAGCTCTCGAACCGGGTTACCGTACCAAGCTTGACAAGCTTTGTCCTTTGAGTGTAGACCAGAACGTGACCGGAGATCTAGACGCGACGCCTCATGTTTTTGATAACATGTACTTTAAAGACTTGGTCTCAGGGAGAGGATTTCTCAACTCTGACCAGACCTTGTACACGACTCCTGAGACGAGAGAGTATGTGAAGATGTTTAGTGAGGACCAAGGCGAGTTCTTCAAGGCGTTTCAAGAAGGGATGGTTAAGATGGGTGATTTGCAATCTGGGAAACCTGGAGAGATTAGGTCTAACTGTAGGGTTGCTAACAGAAGGCCTGTTGATGCATTGCTTGAATCTTGA
- the LOC104702777 gene encoding pentatricopeptide repeat-containing protein At2g22410, mitochondrial, translating to MNISNVSKAEHLLLHRPLIPKLNRSLYSYSQRRTRSLPHHRDKPINWNSTHSFVLHNPLLSLLEKCKLLFHLKQIQAQMVITGLILDPFASSRLIAFCALSESRYLDYCVKILRGVENPNAFSWNVTIRGFSESESPKESFLLYKQMLRHGCCECRPDHFTYPVLFKVCADLGLNSLGHMILGHVLKLRLELVGHVHNASIHMFASCGDMGNAQKLFDESPVRDLVSWNCLINGYKKIGEAEKAIQVYKKMESDGVKPDDVTMIGLVSSCAMLGNLNLGKEFYEYVKEHGLRLTVPLANSLMDMFSKCGDVQEARRIFDNLEKRTIVSWTTIISGYARSGLLDVSRKLFDDMEEKDVVLWNAIIGGSVQAKRGQDALALFQEMQTSNTKPDEITMIHCLSACSQLGALDVGIWIHRYIEKRNLSLNVALGTSLVDMYAKCGNISEAINVFHGIQTRNSLTYTAIIGGLALHGDASTAISYFDEMIDAGLAPDEITFIGLLSACCHAGLIQTGRDYFSQMKSRFNLNPQLKHYSIMVDLLGRAGLLEEADKLMESMPMEADAAVWGALLFGCRVHGNVALGKKAAKKLLELDPTDSGIYVLLDGLYGEANMWEDAKRARRMMNERGVEKVPGCSSIEVNGVFVEFIVRDKSRPESEKIYDCLHCLGRHMGRSSLSVLYLDMTLLRS from the coding sequence ATGAACATATCGAATGTGAGTAAGGCcgagcatcttcttcttcatcgtcctctCATACCAAAACTCAATCGTTCGCTGTACTCATATTCTCAGCGTCGTACTCGATCCCTTCCCCATCACAGAGACAAACCCATAAACTGGAACTCCACTCACAGTTTCGTTCTCCACAACCCGCTTCTTTCATTACTCGAAAAATGCAAGCTTTTGTTCCACTTAAAGCAAATTCAAGCTCAGATGGTAATCACTGGCTTGATTCTAGACCCATTCGCTTCAAGCCGGTTAATTGCTTTCTGCGCGTTATCAGAATCAAGGTATCTCGATTACTGTGTGAAGATTCTGAGAGGTGTTGAGAACCCTAATGCGTTCTCTTGGAATGTAACGATTAGAGGATTCTCCGAGAGCGAGAGTCCTAAAGAATCGTTTTTGTTATACAAGCAGATGCTTAGACATGGTTGTTGTGAGTGTAGACCTGATCATTTCACTTACCCTGTTTTATTCAAGGTTTGTGCTGATCTTGGGTTGAATAGTTTAGGTCACATGATTCTTGGGCATGTTTTAAAGCTGAGATTGGAATTGGTTGGTCATGTGCATAACGCGTCGATTCATATGTTTGCTTCTTGTGGTGATATGGGAAATGCGCAGAAGTTGTTCGATGAAAGTCCTGTGAGGGATTTGGTTTCTTGGAATTGTTTGATTAATGGGTATAAGAAGATTGGGGAGGCAGAGAAGGCGATACAGGTTTATAAGAAAATGGAGTCTGATGGAGTTAAGCCTGATGATGTGACGAtgattggtttggtttcttcttgtgCAATGTTGGGGAATTTGAATCTTGGGAAAGAGTTTTATGAATACGTTAAAGAACACGGACTGAGATTGACAGTTCCTCTTGCGAATTCTCTGATGGATATGTTCTCAAAATGCGGAGATGTTCAGGAGGCGCGGAGAATATTTGATAACTTGGAGAAGAGAACAATCGTGTCGTGGACTACGATTATTTCAGGCTATGCTAGAAGTGGTCTGCTTGATGTTTCAAGGAAGCTTTTTGATGATATGGAAGAAAAAGATGTTGTGCTGTGGAATGCAATAATCGGTGGATCAGTCCAAGCCAAGCGTGGTCAAGACGCTTTGGCTTTGTTCCAGGAGATGCAAACGAGTAACACAAAGCCTGACGAAATCACCATGATCCATTGCCTCTCTGCGTGTTCTCAGCTTGGTGCTCTTGATGTTGGCATTTGGATTCATCGTTACATCGAGAAACGCAATCTTAGTCTCAACGTTGCGCTAGGAACTTCATTGGTCGACATGTATGCCAAATGTGGTAACATCTCGGAAGCTATTAATGTTTTCCACGGAATTCAAACAAGAAACTCGCTTACATACACAGCTATAATCGGAGGTTTAGCACTTCACGGAGATGCATCCACTGCTATATCATACTTTGATGAAATGATTGATGCAGGATTAGCCCCAGACGAGATCACTTTCATAGGGCTATTGTCAGCTTGTTGCCATGCTGGATTGATCCAAACCGGCCGTGATTATTTCTCTCAGATGAAGTCTAGATTCAACCTAAATCCCCAACTGAAACATTACTCTATAATGGTTGATCTGCTAGGGAGAGCCGGGCTATTGGAAGAAGCAGACAAGCTCATGGAAAGTATGCCAATGGAGGCAGATGCTGCGGTTTGGGGAGCTTTATTATTCGGTTGCAGGGTGCACGGTAATGTTGCACTGGGGAAGAAAGCGGCTAAGAAGCTTCTCGAACTTGATCCGACTGATAGCGGGATCTATGTGTTGTTGGATGGCCTGTATGGAGAGGCTAATATGTGGGAAGATGCAAAGAGAGCGAGGAGGATGATGAACGAGAGAGGTGTAGAGAAGGTTCCTGGTTGTAGTTCTATCGAGGTTAACGGAGTTTTCGTTGAGTTTATCGTTAGGGATAAATCGAGACCGGAATCTGAGAAGATCTATGATTGCTTACATTGTCTTGGAAGACATATGGGGCGGAGCTCGTTGAGTGTACTTTATTTGGACATGACATtacttagaagttag
- the LOC104702780 gene encoding homeobox-leucine zipper protein ATHB-6: MMKRLSSSDSVGGLISLCPTTSTDEQSPRRYGGREFQSMLLEGYEEEEEAIVEERGHVGMSEKKRRLSINQVKALEKNFELENKLEPERKVKLAQELGLQPRQVAVWFQNRRARWKTKQLEKDYGVLKNQYDSLRLNFDSLRRDNESLLQEISKLKTKLNGGGEEEENNAAAATTDSDVSVKEEEVSLPEKITELPSSPPQFLEHSDGLNYRSFTDLRDLLPLKGAASSFAAAGSSDSSDSSALLNEESSSNVTVAAPVAAPSGNFFQFVKMEQTEDHGDFLSGEEACEFFSDEQPPSLHWYSTVDHWN; this comes from the exons atgatgaagagacTAAGTAGCTCAGATTCAGTGGGTGGTCTCATCTCTTTATGTCCTACCACTTCCACAG ATGAGCAGAGTCCGAGAAGATACGGTGGGAGAGAGTTTCAGTCGATGCTTCTCGAAGgttacgaggaagaagaagaagccatagTTGAGGAAAGAGGACACGTGGGGAtgtcggagaagaagagaaggttaaGCATTAACCAAGTAAAAGCCTTGGAGAAGAATTTTGAGTTGGAGAATAAGCTTGAGCCTGAGAGAAAAGTTAAGTTAGCTCAAGAACTTGGTCTTCAACCTCGTCAAGTTGCTGTTTGGTTTCAGAACCGTCGTGCTCGCTGGAAGACAAAACAGCTTGAGAAAGATTACGGTGTTCTTAAAAACCAATACGATTCTCTCCGCCTTAACTTTGATTCTCTCCGCCGTGACAATGAATCACTCCTCCAAGAG ATTAGTAAACTGAAGACGAAGCTTaacggaggaggagaagaagaagagaacaacgCGGCGGCGGCGACAACAGATAGTGATGTTTccgtgaaggaagaagaagtctcGTTACCGGAGAAGATCACAGAACTGCCGTCGTCTCCTCCGCAGTTTCTAGAGCATTCCGATGGTCTCAATTACCGAAGTTTCACGGATCTACGTGACCTTCTTCCACTAAAGGGGGCGGCTTCTTCGTTCGCAGCAGCTGGATCTTCAGACAGCAGCGACTCAAGCGCTCTTCTGAACGAGGAAAGCAGCTCTAACGTCACGGTGGCGGCTCCGGTGGCGGCTCCCTCTGGTAATTTCTTCCAGTTTGTGAAAATGGAGCAGACAGAGGATCATGGTGACTTTCTGAGTGGTGAAGAAGCTTGCGAGTTCTTCTCCGATGAACAACCGCCGTCTCTACACTGGTACTCCACCGTTGATCACTGGAATTGA
- the LOC104702781 gene encoding monofunctional riboflavin biosynthesis protein RIBA 2, chloroplastic, which produces MKMASLTLRCDATHLFPLRDVVVKGTKLSRTSWVCSRVVSKRFNVRMRVVSEEGDVFSTSKSNGSSSMGIELQPDLVSFGTLAAEMIPTTMDSSDVVDDEEFDLDRPNDGFASISQAIEDVRQGKMVVVVDDEDRENEGDLIMAASLVTPEAMAFVVKHGTGIVCVSMKGEDLERLELPLMVTRKDNEEKLRTAFTVSVDAKKGTSTGVSARDRAQTILALASKDSKPQDFNRPGHIFPLRYREGGVLKRAGHTEASVDLTVLAGLEPASVLCEIVDDDGSMARLPRLRRFAQDNDLKIISIADLIRYRRKRERLVEFTAVAPIPTMWGPFKAHCFKSLLDGVEHIAMVKGDIGDGKDILVRVHAECITDDIFGNSSGGKQLAIAMRLIEETGRGVFVYLRGPESKGIDLSHKPRTYNSNSDQAEGVSFPVASREYGIGAQILRDLGVREMKVMTNNPAHYVGLKGYGLSISGKVPLISPT; this is translated from the exons ATGAAAATGGCGTCGCTAACTCTCCGCTGCGACGCGACGCATCTCTTTCCTTTACG tgATGTTGTTGTTAAGGGAACAAAACTATCTAGAACGAGCTGGGTGTGTTCTAGGGTTGTATCAAAGAGGTTCAATGTTAGGATGAGAGTGGTATCTGAGGAAGGAGATGTATTCTCTACCTCTAAGAGTAATGGATCATCATCAATGGGGATTGAGTTGCAGCcggatttggtttcttttggaaCATTAGCTGCTGAAATGATTCCCACGACAATGGATTCTtctgatgttgttgatgatgaagagttCGATCTTGATCGACCTAATGATGGATTTGCGTCTATTTCTCAAGCTATTGAGGATGTTCGACAGGGCAAG atggTAGTTGTTGTAGATGATGAGGATAGAGAAAACGAAGGAGATTTGATAATGGCGGCATCGTTGGTAACACCTGAAGCTATGGCTTTTGTGGTTAAGCATGGGACTGGAATCGTGTGTGTGAGCATGAAAGGCGAAGACTTGGAGAGGTTAGAGCTTCCTTTGATGGTGACTCGAAAGGATAACGAGGAAAAACTCCGCACGGCCTTCACGGTTTCAGTG GACGCCAAAAAAGGAACATCCACTGGTGTCTCAGCTCGTGATAGGGCACAAACAATATTGGCCCTTGcatcaaaagattcaaaacctCAAGATTTCAATCGTCCTGGTCATATCTTTCCTTTGAGATACAGAGAAGGCGGTGTTCTCAAAAGAGCAGGGCATACAGAAGCCTCTGTTGACTTGACTGTGTTGGCCGGTTTAGAACCAGCATCTGTTTTATGTGAGATTGTAGATGATGATGGTTCCATGGCTAGATTACCAAGACTCCGCCGATTTGCTCAAGATAACGACTTGAAAATAATCTCCATCGCCGATTTAATCAG ATACCgaaggaaaagagagagactgGTAGAGTTTACTGCAGTTGCGCCTATACCGACAATGTGGGGACCCTTCAAAGCACATTGCTTCAAGTCATTGCTTGATGGAGTTGAGCACATTGCAATggtcaaa GGAGATATAGGAGATGGGAAGGATATTCTCGTGAGAGTACACGCGGAGTGTATCACGGATGATATATTCGGAAATAGCTCTGGTGGAAAACAGTTAGCTATTGCAATGAGACTGATTGAAGAAACTGGGAGAGGTGTTTTTGTCTACTTACGTGGTCCGGAAAGTAAAGGCATTGACCTAAGCCACAAGCCTCGTACGTACAACAGCAATTCAGATCAAGCCGAGGGTGTTTCATTCCCCGTTGCTTCACGGGAATACGGCATTGGAGCAcaa ATACTGAGGGATCTTGGAGTTAGAGAGATGAAGGTGATGACAAATAATCCAGCACATTACGTTGGTCTTAAAGGCTATGGTTTATCAATTTCTGGCAAGGTTCCACTCATTAGCCCGACCTAG